From the genome of Asterias amurensis chromosome 17, ASM3211899v1, one region includes:
- the LOC139949563 gene encoding E3 ubiquitin-protein ligase TRIM56-like, whose amino-acid sequence MDQVDFKKNASYPITAESILDKISQDYLKCIICLNTFTEPTFLDCHHTFCQSCLNDLRRSESHSGQRGINCPSCRKQTPLSGRDLSGLKQNFILKSLADDVTQQQKLLRVQQGALVCGQCNDECVTVIQCSDCDMRFCQDCWFDQESSHGDHEIGTLTSNEKAPKCPKHKDLDYCIYCQSCQVLLCAMCAATTHRSMDHVHIDIDQATSDLKEELRELISKADIRVEDFIRERSLLEYKMEEVNAKIEHEMTHIRLKYESNYDDPHEYLQTLSEVQHKKKIYFLEKLNKISAKVEWATHILDKIKDQMKEPSKYKLLQMSEVLEVRINDIIYKEFQE is encoded by the coding sequence ATGGATCAGGTTGACTTCAAAAAGAATGCGTCATACCCAATAACAGCAGAATCCATCTTAGACAAGATAAGTCAAGATTATCTTAAGTGTATCATCTGTCTAAATACATTTACAGAACCAACATTCCTTGACTGTCATCACACATTCTGTCAATCATGTCTGAATGATTTAAGACGAAGTGAGTCTCATAGCGGTCAGAGAGGAATCAATTGTCCAAGTTGTAGGAAACAAACACCCCTGAGTGGTAGAGATTTATCTGGCCTAAAGCAGAACTTCATTCTGAAGTCCCTTGCAGATGACGTGACTCAACAGCAGAAACTCCTGCGAGTTCAACAAGGGGCACTTGTTTGTGGTCAATGTAACGATGAATGCGTTACAGTCATTCAATGTAGTGATTGTGATATGAGATTCTGTCAGGATTGTTGGTTTGATCAAGAATCATCACATGGTGATCATGAGATTGGTACTTTGACATCCAATGAGAAAGCACCAAAATGCCCTAAGCATAAAGACTTAGACTACTGCATCTACTGTCAATCATGTCAAGTTCTTCTATGTGCTATGTGTGCAGCCACTACTCATAGAAGCATGGACCATGTACACATTGACATTGATCAAGCAACAAGCGATCTGAAAGAAGAGCTTAGGGAACTCATCTCGAAGGCAGACATCCGAGTAGAAGATTTCATCCGAGAAAGGAGTCTCCTTGAGTACAAAATGGAAGAAGTAAACGCTAAGATTGAACATGAGATGACACATATCAGGCTAAAATACGAGTCGAATTATGATGATCCCCATGAATATCTTCAAACATTGTCTGAGGTccagcataaaaaaaaaatctacttttTGGAAAAACTCAACAAAATAAGTGCCAAGGTTGAATGGGCTACTCACATATTAGACAAAATCAAAGACCAAATGAAAGAGCCAAGCAAGTATAAACTACTTCAAATGAGTGAGGTGTTGGAAGTTCGAATCAATGATATTATTTACAAAGAATTTCAAGAATAG